DNA from Paludisphaera mucosa:
ATGACACCAGTCGTAGAAGACGTCCGACTTGAACCCCATACGCCGAGCGTCCAGCACGACGACGTTGGGATAATGATCCTGGAGCCCGCGGACGAACTCGACGTAGGGCGGCTCCAGACCCCAATGGTCGTGGATCGACTGAGATCCCGGGCTGATCGGCGGGAGCAGCAGGTAGACGCGGGCCTCGATCTGGGCGGCGAGGCGGAGGAATTTCCTGACATAGACCGCGTTGACAGGGTCGCAGTTCCACTTGGCGGGCGTTTCTGCGAAACCCGAGAGGATGGGCGTATCCTGATACGCAGGGTTCTTGTCGAGGACGAACGCGCCCTCGTTCCGGTTGAAATTCCTCCAGTTCGCGTAGGTGATCTCTCGCTCCCGATCGACCTCTCCTCCCAGCGCGAACATGATGCTGTTGCGGATTTCGAGCCGGATCCGCGCCGAGCGCAGGGTTCGTTTCACGAGGATGTCCGCGAACAGGGCGGGGTCTCCGGCCTGCCAGGCGAGCTGGAACGCTTCGCTCGGGGTGAGAAGCTCCGACCAGGGGAAGGGCCTCGTCGGCGAGGCCGGGCCGATCTCCAGCATGGATTTTTCGAAGTCGACGAGCACCGACGAGGGCCGTACGCCGCTATCGACCATCCGGCGCAGGAGGTAGTAGCTCGACGGAGCCGAGCCGCTGTGGAGGGCCAGATTGTATCCGCTCTTACCCGACTGCTCCTCGACGATCTTGGGTAGGACCTCGTTCTTCACCAGGCTGTCGCCGAAGTAGACGACGTCGCGCCCCGCCGTCTTTCGCGCGATCCCGGTCGAGCTGTGGTTCCAGCTTCGCCCGCCGGGTTCCGGGTAAAGGGGGATGTCGCGAATCGCGAATCGTTCGATCGCGAAGACCATCGCGATCATCCCGAGGAAACCCCAGGGAAGCCTCCCGAAAAGCTCCTTGACGACTGACTCGTTCATACGCCACCCCTCGTCCTAAGGCATCTTCGAATCGGCCGTCCGCCGACTCCGCCACCGTCCGTCAAGCGGACCTTCGCGCGGCGATTTCATCCGCTGAAATGCGATCGTCGATCGACCACGCTGACCGTGACGACCGGACCCGCGGCTAGAACTGGAAGTAGATGAACTGCTTGCCGCCGCCGAAGGCTCCCCCGAGCACGAGAGCATAGAAGCACGCCGTGTAGAAACCGCTGCGGACATACCAGGGAGTCCGCGCGATGAATGCGAGTTCTTTCGAGAGATACTGGCACGATTGGACCAGCATCAGGGGGAGGACGATCACGAGGACGGGGACGAGCGAGGCCGCCGCGGGGATGGCCGGCCGAGACGCGACGGCCGAAAGCATGCCCAGGACCTGCTCCATCGAATCGGCGCGGAAGATCAGCCAGCCGACGCAGACCAGGTGGAAGGTGACGACGATCCGCAGGGCCTTCCAGCATCGAGCATCGACGGGATCGGTGGGCTGAATTCGCTCGAGCCACGGGGTCGCGATCCGGTGGCCGACGAGCAAGAGCCCCTGATAAACGCCCCAGAACACATAAGTCCAGGCCGCCCCGTGCCACAGGCCGCCGAGGATCATGGTGATCATCAGGTTGCGGTAGACCATGATCTTGGTCCCGCGACCCCCCCCCAGCGGGAAGTAGAGGTAGTCGCGGAGCCAGTGCGACAGGCTGATGTGCCAGCGGTTCCAGAAGTCTTTCGGGCTGGTGGCGAAGTAGGGGAGGTTGAAATTCAGGGCCAGCTCGAAGCCGAGGCACTTGGCCACGCCCCGGGCGATGTCCGTATAGCCTGAGAAGTCGCCGTAGATCTGGAAGGCGAACGCATAGACGGCGAGTAGGGTGGTTCCCCCGTCGAGGGTCTGCCAGCGGCCGAAGAGCGAGTCCACCAACACGGCCAGATTGTCGGCGACTACGATCTTCTTGACGAGGCCCCAGAAGATCAGGTACACGCCCTCGTAGAACTGCGTGAGATGGAAGCGCCGGGGGGAAGCCACCTGCGGCAGGAGCGAGGTCGGACGCATGATCGGCCCGGCGACCAGGTGGGGGAAGAACGACACGAACGTCGCGAACTGGATGAAGTCGCGCGTCGGCTTGAGGTCGCGGCGGTAGACGTCGATCACGTAGCTCATCGACTGGAACGTGTAGAACGAGATGCCGATCGGAAGCACCACGTTCAGCTGGGTCAACGAGACGGAGACGTCCAGCTTCGCCAGCGCCGCCTGCAGGCTCTCCGCGAAGAAGTTGTAATACTTGAAGTATCCGAGCAATCCGAGGTTCAGGGCCATGCTCAGCCCGACGACCACCTTGCGGCGTCTCGGATCCTCGGCGCGGTCGACCCAGATTCCGCAGGCGTAGTCCATCACCGTGGACAGCAGCAGCAACGCCAGGAATTTCGGGTTCCAGCAGGCGTAAAAGTAATAACCGGCCGCGAGCAGGAGGCCGTTCTGAAGTCGAGGGAATCGTCGAAGAGACCAGTAGGCGGGGAAGAGCAACAGAAAAAAATATGCAAATTGATAGGTATTGAAGAGCATGGTCATGAATCCTTCGCGACACTCTTCGAGCGAAATCCTACATGGCTCAATCGGCCGATCGACGCGCGGAAATCAGAATTTCCCTCCATAAATCGGGAGCAAAACACGACATTCACGTCGCGATGAACGACCCGTTATCGACTTGAGTCGTCGGTTTTCCATTCCTTGATCGCCTCAGGTCGGGCGGTTCAGGTTGCGAAACAGCTCGTACGAGACACCCGCGCGGCCCGTGCGACGCTCGATTCCATCGGTTAAGCGCAATTCGATCGATTTCGCAGCGAGACAGCCTGATCAAGCCCACCAGGGTTTCCATCCGGCGGGGGACAGAGGCAGGGAAGTTCTCGATCTCCCGAGGTTCTGTGCCTAAATCGGCATTTCGATTGGCTTTCTGATACCGGAGGCCAAGGTCCGGTTTCTCACCTTGCGACGTCGAACGCGTCGAGCCGGCCTGAGTGAAGGACTCCCGCGCCGTCGCGCCTGTGGGGCGGGATTCCGTTCGCTCGACAGCGACGGGGAGCCGTGTTACGGTGTCGAGATGGAGTCTCTTTCGCCGCGGGAACGAGCCCTCGCCCGGCCGCCGGCGGCGCTTTGATCTACGCATCCAGGGAGAATGCGACGTGACGACGTCAGGACGCAAGTTGACACCCGGGACCTTGCTTCGCGGCATCATCCTCGGACTTGGAGCCTGTCTGGCCCTCGGCTCTCCGGTCGCCGCTCAATCGGACGACGACAAGCCCCAGGTGGAGCTGAACACCTCCGCGGGCAAGATCGTCGTGGAACTCGACGCCAAGAAGGCCCCGATCACGGTCGAGAACTTCCTCAAGTACGTCGACGCCGGCTTCTACGACAACCTGATCTTCCACCGGGTGATCTCGGGGTTCATGATCCAGGGCGGCGGCCACGACGACAAGCTGAAGGAGAAGACCGACGGCGTCCGCGGGACCATCAAGAACGAGTCGAGCAACGGCCTGTCGAACAAGCGCGGGACGATCGCGATGGCCCGCAAGAACGACCCCAACTCGGCGTCTTGCCAGTTCTTCATCAACCACGCCGACAACCTGCCCCTCGACACCTACGGCGGCGGCTACACGGTCTTCGGCAAGGTGGTCGAGGGCCTCGACGTGGTCGACGCCATCGCCAAGTCGCCGGTCACCGATCGCGGCGGGATGGAGAACGTCCCGGTCAAGCCGGT
Protein-coding regions in this window:
- a CDS encoding peptidylprolyl isomerase translates to MLRGIILGLGACLALGSPVAAQSDDDKPQVELNTSAGKIVVELDAKKAPITVENFLKYVDAGFYDNLIFHRVISGFMIQGGGHDDKLKEKTDGVRGTIKNESSNGLSNKRGTIAMARKNDPNSASCQFFINHADNLPLDTYGGGYTVFGKVVEGLDVVDAIAKSPVTDRGGMENVPVKPVYITSAKRVKK
- a CDS encoding MBOAT family O-acyltransferase — protein: MLFNTYQFAYFFLLLFPAYWSLRRFPRLQNGLLLAAGYYFYACWNPKFLALLLLSTVMDYACGIWVDRAEDPRRRKVVVGLSMALNLGLLGYFKYYNFFAESLQAALAKLDVSVSLTQLNVVLPIGISFYTFQSMSYVIDVYRRDLKPTRDFIQFATFVSFFPHLVAGPIMRPTSLLPQVASPRRFHLTQFYEGVYLIFWGLVKKIVVADNLAVLVDSLFGRWQTLDGGTTLLAVYAFAFQIYGDFSGYTDIARGVAKCLGFELALNFNLPYFATSPKDFWNRWHISLSHWLRDYLYFPLGGGRGTKIMVYRNLMITMILGGLWHGAAWTYVFWGVYQGLLLVGHRIATPWLERIQPTDPVDARCWKALRIVVTFHLVCVGWLIFRADSMEQVLGMLSAVASRPAIPAAASLVPVLVIVLPLMLVQSCQYLSKELAFIARTPWYVRSGFYTACFYALVLGGAFGGGKQFIYFQF